CATAACTGTTTTGCAGATTCATTACAGCCTCAAATAACCTTAATTCAAAccccaacaaaaatatttttaagtcaagAAATAAATACTGAAAACTACTGCCCTGTTTTTATTTACACTAGGTTAAATATCAGAATTTGCTAATTCTGTTAACAGTTTCAGCTTTCCATTTCAGTTTTATGCTGAACATTTAGGAATGGTAAGattcaataatatattttttagttttaaggAATTATAACTTTTATGCTAATATtcaattgggtttttttttccacacacTGTACTTCTTTAAAGGCTTTTTTTCCACATTTGAGACCAGGTCTTATTATATAAccttgttggcctggaacttgctgtgtagagaAAGActtgctttgaactcagagagctccaGTGTTTGCCTCTGCAATGCTAATCACCTGCTCCTCCACAGTTGACTACGCTCAATAAATGTTTGGAAGTACATTGTCAGTAGCAAATGTGAGAATGTGAATATGTGTAGATCTTTGGAAAAAGGcaattttcagatatttttaccgtttatgtatttaaattttaaacgttatccccttttccagtacCTACCCCTCTCCCAACCTCTTCTATGAGGTTACTCTCCCTCCTGcctacccactcccatctcaacatcCTAGCATTGCCCTACACTGTGGAATCAGCCTTTACAGGATCCAGGGCTTCTCCTACTGATGGCaaacaataccatcctctgctacatatgcagctggagcctaaGTCAccccattggttggtggtttagtccctgggagctctgggaagtctagttggttgatattgttgttcttcctatggggttgcaaaccccttaagctccttcagtcctttctctaactcctccataggggtcACAGTGATCattctgatggttagctgcaagcatcctcatctgtatcagtaaggctctggcagagcctctcaagagagccccatatcaggctcctctcagcaagcgcttcttggcatcagcaatagtgactgtgtttggtgactgcatattaGATTGATAgacaggtagggcagtctctggatggcctttccttcacttcctgctccactctttgtccctgcacatcctcatgtgagtattttgttcacctttctaagaaggactgatgcctccacattttggtcttccttcttattgaacttcatatggtctgtgaattgtatcttgggtattctgagcttctgggctaatatctacttatcaatgagtgcataccatgtgtgttcttttgtgactggattacctcactcaggatgatatttgctagttctatccactttcctaagaatttcatgaagctattgatttttaatagctgagtagtactcctttgtgtaaatgtatcacattttctgtatccattcttctgttgaaggacatcttggttctttctagcttcttgcTATTgtaaaaaggctgctatgaacttagtgaaGCATattcttattatatgttggagcatcttttgggaatatgcccacaactagtatagctgagtcctcaggtagcactatgtccaattttcttaggaacctccagactgatttccagagtggttataccagcttgcaatcccaccaacaatgaaggagtgtttctctttttccacaccctcaccagcatcttctgtcatctgagcttttgatcttagccatactaactggtgtgaggtgcaatctcagggttgttttgatttgcattccccgaTGACTTAGGATGTCAAAATGAACTGTGATCCGAGAAGCAGTTTTGCCACTCCCAATGTAAATGCATTCTACAGAAATTGATGCTTTCCTTTTCAAATAATGACCGATTAAAAATAATTGTCCTAGTAAATAGTGCCCTATTGTGTACTTAGATTAGTTTAGAAATGTAATTATTGATTCTtcacatgaatgtctgtgtgtgctgtttgtgtacatgtgtaagtagtgtatgcatgtgtgtacaaatgaGGGGTGGATAGTTTATGTTCCTTTTCACATGCATGAAAAGTCACAGAAAGGCACTGACTACGTTCATTTATTTCTTGCTGCCTTATTTACTTAAGACAAAGTCTCCAATTAACCTTGGCCACACTGGTTTGGGAAGAGTCATTGGGCTCAATAATATATGACTTCACCAGTATTGCATTAAAACTGAGCTACCATAACTGATTTCTCCCATGGATGTTGTGAGTCATAAATATAGTTCATGTTTGCACTACAAATGCTCTTACCTACTGGTCTATCACCAAAACATTGTAAGTATAATTTGTTAATAATCACCAGAAACCACTATCAATCTCTTCCACATTTTCCTGATGGcattcttcatttccttattcCTGAAAGTGTAAACCATAGGATTGAGCAGTGGTGTTATGATGGTTGCAAATACAAGTGCAtttttctcagaggagaaggctgTAGGTCGAGCATATATTAAGATGCAtgacacaaaaaacaaaagcacaactGTAATGTGGGATCCACAAGTAGAAAGAGCTTTACGTCTGCCTTCAGAACTGTGGGCTCTCAGAGAGAACAAGATGACACCATAGGAAACAAGCAAAATAGAGAAGATTATGATGCAGATAGACCCACTGTTGGCAAAcaccaaaatgacaaaaatgtgtGTGTCGGTGCAGGCAAGCTTCAGTAATGGGAACAAGTCACACATGTAGTGATCAATGATATTGGGTCCACAGAAGGGCAGCTGCAAAGTAAAGATAATTTGTATGATAGAATGTAAGAAACCTCCAGCCCAGGACAACAGCACCAAAATACCACAGAGCCTCCGGGTCATGATAGAAGAGtagtgaaggggcttgcaaatgGCTACATAGCGGTCATAAGCCATTGCTGACAGGACAATCACCTCCATCCCAGTGAAGAAGTGGACAGCAAACAGTTGTGTCATACAACATTCAAAGGAGATAGTCTTTCTCTCATAGAAGAAGTCTACCATCATCTTGGGTGTGACAGTGGAAGATGTGCATGCATCCAGGAAGGACAAGAATATcaagaagaagtacatgggggagCCCAGTAGTGCAGGGCTGTAGATGATGGTCACCACAATAATCATGTTGCCCCCAATCGTTGCCAGGTAGatcaacaaaaatataacaaacaatattttctcaacttttgagttctgtgaaaaTCCAAGGAGAATGAATTCATTGATATAGCTTTGGTTTAGCATGATTCTTAAGAAGATGATGAATTAAAATCTGTTCATGTAATTCTGAaattatgagaaaagaatatgtCATTCAAGTTTATAAAATTACCATGTACAAGCTGGTCCTTTTTAttagttttcaatttaaaaataatataacattttaaacatatactttcttatatttatataacatataatgttGAAGCTGAT
The DNA window shown above is from Rattus rattus isolate New Zealand chromosome 5, Rrattus_CSIRO_v1, whole genome shotgun sequence and carries:
- the LOC116900450 gene encoding LOW QUALITY PROTEIN: olfactory receptor 4C15-like (The sequence of the model RefSeq protein was modified relative to this genomic sequence to represent the inferred CDS: substituted 1 base at 1 genomic stop codon), with protein sequence MNRFXFIIFLRIMLNQSYINEFILLGFSQNSKVEKILFVIFLLIYLATIGGNMIIVVTIIYSPALLGSPMYFFLIFLSFLDACTSSTVTPKMMVDFFYERKTISFECCMTQLFAVHFFTGMEVIVLSAMAYDRYVAICKPLHYSSIMTRRLCGILVLLSWAGGFLHSIIQIIFTLQLPFCGPNIIDHYMCDLFPLLKLACTDTHIFVILVFANSGSICIIIFSILLVSYGVILFSLRAHSSEGRRKALSTCGSHITVVLLFFVSCILIYARPTAFSSEKNALVFATIITPLLNPMVYTFRNKEMKNAIRKMWKRLIVVSGDY